The nucleotide window ttggaactgGATCCATCTTGTTTAAATCGCTTTTGCCAGCactaaaatgtttctataaaaGTCTTTGAAAAGTAGAttctataatttgttttacTAATGCGAAAATAAAACCGAAcaaattttgtgttgttttattttcaatatctgaaaaatttgagTGCATCTTCCAGCGCATTTACAGGTTTCCTGcattttgtatctttattttaATCTGAATACTAtagtataatagttttttttcacgGGGTTTTAAATACTAATGTGTTGCTTTGAGCTTACTAGATCCCGTGTTTGTATAAGGATTTTCTAGACATTTTTCTTTCCATTATAGATataagttattgttgttgtttctttaaCAAATCTACTGTGCAAAATTTTGCTCTATTAACGTAAATTTTTGGAAACCGAATTTTTGGCCAAATCTGATATCGGAAAATTCGTTCGAACTATAATTTAAACTTATTGAATCGATTACATATTCATCTTTGAAAAAATAAGATATATAGTATGTAATCGTATTTGATAAACTTTAGTCTTGTTAGACAAACATTAAACTTATATATTTAGTGAGTTGggtgtcaaaaataaaaagatttataTTTACATTATCATCTGCATCCTTGGATTCATCAGAGCTCATTTCGTTCTTAACGGactgaaataaaattaactaagtgttatacatacatattttcgcATAGTATGttattaattgaatatattACCTTTTGTTTTAATCGTTTGGCTTTTTTAACaacattaagttttctttttttaagtgGCATTTGATCCAAATCATCTTTAAATTCATCTTCACTGTCACTATCATACACATAACTTTTATCGCCACTGTTAGtgttaaaaatttcaagttcttcattttttgtttctttggcAATGTCATCTACGCCACAATACATTTCTTCATTTTCGCCAATAGTACTTCCATCGATAGAGCTTTCTTTTAATTCGCATTtgatattacaatttaaaatgtcATTATTAGAAACAGAGCTTTCAGGTGCTACTGTATCTAAAGGATCTGGATTTACATACTTCCTGTTTTCTATGGAACTACCGAAATCTTTCTTAATATCCGTATTTTCAATCTCTGTAAGTGTTTGAATCCTAATTTCTTCCGGTTCGGCTTCAAATTTTAGTTCGGTCTCATTTAGTATATCTTCAGCATTATTTAAATGTACTTCTCCAAGATGAAgggaaaacttttttaattgatCACATTGTATGTCGCAAAAGGTGCAATGAAAAATgtacgttttgttttttctattctTCGTTTTTATGTCTATTAATATTTCACCGCACTTTTGTAAATTAGAAGTTTTATTAGCtcccattttaattaaatagttttttatatgtttgtttttttcttttccaattTGCAatagattttccaaaaaattgtttatacttTCATGAAGACTTATTATTgtgtatttacatttttacaaaGGGTACGTTCAGTTAAAATCGATAACTTTGAAAATTATCGTATGTGTGTAACATCATTAGCGATTAACCCATTAAAATCCCCTTTTCCATACATTTGAAGTTGAAGCGTTTTTCAACACAGTTAGTTGATACCactatttgttgtttatttatgtatttatttttcatttaacaaaATAGTACAACAAAAATGGGTGCAAGCAAAAAATCAGATCTTCAAAAATGTGGCGaacttttaattgaaattaaaaaaataaaatataaaacaaagtcTTACATATTTCAATGTGGTTTTTGCAGTGCTGATTGTGATCAGCTTAAAAAGTTTACTAAACACCTTGAAGATCAACATTTCCATAATTTTGAAGTCGAAATAAAGGTTGATCCAGAAATAATGGAGGATGAACGTTCAAATCTTTCCTTTGATCCAGAGGAGATCAAAGTGGATCAGCGAATGGATGTAATTGAGAGAACTGATAATGACACTACAATTGCAAATAACTCTATTGGCCCGGATACACATTATGATCCTTTGAAGACggagaaaaaaacaaatgatactctaatttcaaattgtttaattgTGTCTAATGATCCCCTGACGACGAAGGAAGCGGACAGTAAACTAAATGAAACTCATGATTTAGAAGCAAACGTGAACTCAACTTGTGAAGACGACGAAAGTGACAATGATTATGTTATGAGTTGTGATGATTCTGGTAATGAAATAGAACATGAATACAACACAAATTGCAGTGATAATACAGATGAAGATGAAGAAACGCCCAAGAAGATTAAAAAGAAACTTAATATTGTACAAAAGGTTATACTTACATATATGTCGTTATAACTTTatgaatgtaaaaaaagtaatgtatttttcaattttagtcCTACACATCCGATGTAAGCACTGATGATTCAAGAGATTCCGATTTCGATGTAAGTAAATCTATATATTAGGGTGACAGcctatttttttagatttcaaagagtgccgggtggaatattgtgacactaggccctaaaagttaagtgctgagaATTTGAACCAAATCGGATAACGATTTAGGGACGCGCaacgaggtcaaagttcagatatatgcaaaatttgacTATttacaattgaatgcaaaagaatcgaaatgtctacgtaattgtcgttggaATGAGTTATAaatgacaatttattaaaaaatgttaaagttaaatgttaaagaatattgTGTAGAAAATATTTAGCCAACTACAACCTATATAGAAACTGGGGctgaattaccgcattcgtgatcgagtgagctatcgtatcgaaattataataaaatttactatcagcccaattatgaataaaaattcctcgggagatttttcccttttctcatttttcctattcaaattcaatgggaaaaaacccctggggaacaaactcccgcggaatttgttattcataattgggctgtatatttcTTGCTCGGTATCGAATGTCATAATCTCGAATAAGAATATTACGATcagttttactcgatatcgaatccGCTTGAATACGTACAAAATTATCATTGTTAGTTATATGTTAGTATTTTTATATAGTATTTATTTGGGAAAATTCTTAAATgtaactttttatgaaaaaatttaaattttaatgagaAAAGTTGTAACTTTTTACATCAGGGGtacattgattttgtcattccgcaTAAAACTATTTGTCGGAGACCCAaattagtatatatattctgggttctcataagattctaagacgatctagataTGTCCGTCCGTTTGCTGTTTAAATTAcgataaaacgaaaaaaactaGATGGCTGAAATTTTTCACAATACATTATGCAGatatcctgataaaattttgcacaaattagttctaagtacatatatttataatattttttaacattttagaaattgtttcCCATTATTTATAGATTGAAAAGGAACTTAATCGTTATAAAAAGCCAAAGAAACCAAAAAAGGAATGTGTAAgtaacttttaataatttttattgagtaaaaatcaattaaaatttaaaattttaacagaaaaaagaTGCTAAAAAACAGAAAGAATTAGTGagtattttaagttttattaatttatattcgttctttaaaaataatgctTACATATTTTTAGGCCGAACAAAATCAAAATCCATCTCCAAAGGTacgttttataataaaatcgaaatttcttaagtatttcatctatgtatgtttgaacatatttactagggtatccattcgaataatgatcgttcgaataatcgaataatttcttacgaatttttattcgtttaatattattaattattatttagacTCACTTTCATTAAATTGATTTCcttacaaatacaatttttctattaaattttcataattctaaAGAATACTAAAGAAGTTATATTTAGACACACGGCAGAAtggaatgcatatttttttaaaataataataatattaatcaggAAAGACGTTCGACAAAATAACCACTAATATtaattattcgtttaatttaaaaattaccatttatgtagaataatcgaataaaatgaataaaaataattgatttaatttataattttcttttcaaaattgttcataattctaaatttaaataagtaataatgtcTGACATGTTTAATAACCtgattagagtgtccaaaaaaccggtttccggtttaatcgaaaaaatgtgtttttgaaaaaaccggttttgattattgtcttttaaaaaaaatcggtttatattaaatttttatttaatatgaaaaaggtctccttaaatttgtttttatttgaggACGCTAATAagaaatgtgttaaaaattgtgtccttaaggctctatctttatgAAATTATCTtctctaatatataaaaatctcgtgtcacaatgttagtgtttgaactcctccgaaacggctcaaccgatttttatgaaattttgtatgtatgtttggtatGTATGATaataggtcgtaaagtatatttcataccgctaggtcattagggtgaccctatccagaatttatttttaccattttttggccaaaagcttttttttcgcattttatttatttggcattaaaaaatacctataaCCCTAAATTTTCATCAACCGACCCTCACCCACCCGTTTTTTAGCTgagattttagtattttgtagaatgtccctatccacccattttttaaaatatttttcgccaaaaaattttgtttgtatttctcttcatttggcatcaaaaatacctataatgccaacttcacttagaatacattcgctatttttatttaacaaccaaaatattcactagaaataattttttatggcagaacaacgtttgccggatcagctagttttatataaaattacatatattttctataaaataaatcaatatttttaaaaatgatatctgagtttttcataaatatgtttgaatgagcttagaaactatatttcattaaaaccggtaaGCGTCttaccggtttgtcaaaaaaccgaaaagttaaaaaacaaagatgaaaaaaccggttaaccggttgtTGTTATAGCAGCAGttgttgctgagttgacagcccttggccgagtgaactcaggtcattccggtgcgtagaaccggttGTCATAAGCTGATACTTATGTAAATGTATATTACTACCATAGTAGAAGATTGGTCCGATAGCTTCTACACATCGACGGCTTTATATAAAAAtggcgtaactcgattttttgttactttatacgagaaggaaaaaacttaataaaaatccataaaatgttagacacaaaaaaagttttattgctatttttaatttctcatttaaaatttattttttttattttatgatcaaataaataatactaatcaaaattttgagaagaaagttatattgaaaatgttgacGAAAGTCGACTGAGGATGAAATTGATACATTGAAACAGatgaacaaaatatattttatatattgtttattattaatcatAATATTTCCTAGGTATTTATTATTCACAaggttttcgtttttaagttaaatttcaTAATGATCTGATCTTggaataacataaaatattggTCTTGTAtgatatttaagatatttttctcaaaatttttgtttattatgttcgtcaacttatcgacctgtgactcagtcagtttttgtccgactttaaattttttaacgggtttggaaagaaaagtgattacgctttaaaatgacgtgcattgtaagttataagtattgtttttgttcagaatacctaaaagaaaaacaaaatttatcaacttttttgatttttgtataccaatgtataaaggaaatttagttcttaacaaaacattattcaaatcggatgaaaattgtaaaagttattcaatttttcattaacaccttttttagtattttctccccagagcaatgaataaaaaaaataaaaaaaaataactatgtattgttgaatttgaaaaattacgaaaaaaaaataaagcgtaactttttataaaaacttacacaattttttggaatatacattttatgaaagattaattctttacctatccataattgtttaaaattttgaaattgatataaaaaaattttgttttgaaacaatctttgaaaacggtttaagtacgtcctttttttaattttttgcaaaaaagtatgattttttttataaaattgtagattttttgtgaaattgaaaattgtacatccaataatttattaatttaagccTGATTTGtatcaaatgaatttttggtatttatttttcatgttcttttaagaaaaaaaaataaattataaataactcatcatgattacttgtgttttttttttcttttctgtttctctcaaccattaacataaaatgtttctttaagaAGTTTTGTTTGTAGCTTatataaaacatacaaaaatattcctaatgtttgctttatatttttttagcgcatctttaaacaaattttgccaAATTTAATTGAACAATATAAAAAGCATGAAATCCTTTGGAAAGTAGAAAATATCGGATTTGGTGTAAAACCTATGAGATTGGAAATACTTGTTAAAATAGCCGAAGAAATAAGCTTAcgtcttaaaaaaaacataactgtTGAAGGAATACACAATCATCTGAAATATTTAAATCGATTATATAGCAAAGATAAAAAACAAGAATTAATATGTAAAAAGGAAAATAAGGAATTTATAGCTGAATCTGAATTGTATACTGAAATGTCGTTCCTCAGCGAAAGTCAAGGACCATAtttatgtttgatttgtaatgaAATTATACCAAGATATGACCCTTACTGTCAACATATGGCTCAACATAATGGAACACAGCCCTTTAAGTGCACGTCATGTGAAATGACGTTTGCTAAATTTGATAAATATGTAATACATAAAAAACGGCATTTGGGCGTATACAATTTTTACTGTAATGTCTGCGGTAAAGGATATCCATTTCAAGCTGAATTAGACTGGCATTTAAGTTCCCATACAGGTTTAAAACCGTATTTATGTTCCATATGTGGTGAAAGATTTAGAGGTCGTTCTACTCATGCTGATCATATGCTACGTCATCAAAATCGTTTTCGCCACGAATGTTACATATGTAATAAAGGATTCATGCATTTGCATGGCCTTAACTCTCATATAAAATGTCATCTTAATATTCGTGATGTGAGATGTAAAATATGTGATACTGGCTTTACACATAGTAAATATTTGAAACGACACGAAAAAAAGTACCACCCAAACATATCATATAACTGCGATGGTTGTGGAGAAATGTTTTCTCTAGCAGTGGCTTTATGTGATCATCGGAAAATCTGTCATTCTTTAGCAACAAATGTTACAAACGagacttaaaaaaaaagaacacaaaacaaaaaattagtcaTTAACAAGtcgttaaattttctttaaataaataaatttaaaaaaaaatctataattcaatttgagcataattcactaaaatcttaattaggAATTAATAAATGTCAGCCATTCATCCCAACATCAAATtcattagcttcattcaaaagcttttatttaaatagaattatttcattgttgaattaaaatatgttgCCTTCATTCAATTAAAGACATTTGTTGTCTGAgaaaaagcactaacaatttaaaaatttcaacagactatacctgataattttttatcttgacaaccattttgacgtttattttaataaaattttatcaggtaTAGATAGGGGGTTATATTAATTTCTAGTTTTAAACTctcatttgttttgttaaacttttttttattttacaactgaattttatgaataaagttacaggtaggcctccatttacgcggtttgtagCGTgaaaatcaaattcgcgtaaaacgaggttctaatttagaacgaaatgcttttgtgggaccagtaattttttatttcgcgtaaaacaatacatcagtcacataacaaaaaagacattgggacctaaaaaccgcgttaaatagaaatcacatatgtacatacatatcgtcaacttaaatgattttataacgtatcctgCAAAAACAAGAAACATGTAGTTActtccgtttgcatttaaggcgacaatatatactttaagtaaacttattttatttgtacttttaaaaacatacttaaaaccaaggtctattaataaggtctgtgcaactaaacagctgataattttttgtccctttgtgtttacatactgtgtttgtcaaaatttgtttacatttttagagtgccattgtatttttttaaaatttgtttacttttctaACGTTTCGTGACAaaattgaaaactgaaaaaataaattaaaaacataaaaaaataagaaaaagtgtcgtgaacaaattgaaaacgtaaaaaataaattaaaaacataaaaaaattaataaaaaatgcgtTAATGCTCTTCAATAGTTCTTTAATTtcatatatctaaaaaaataaatgtatgttgttgaaaataaaattatattatgtatgtttgttttggTAATGTTTAAGACAAGTTCAGTATAGtcttacacaaacaaaatgcctgtttttgtttttgaattgttgtagagttgcacagaccttattaatagaccttgcttaaaacaaaagtaaagtaaaaacactgaactaaaaaaaaaatatttcttatcgaaaattaaggaaaaaatttcaattaaaaaaaaacaaaatattccaatacataaacataacaaaaaatttataaaaattaacgaagttttcaaaaaagaaatctgttattcgcttgtgtttttttcgttttttgttgCCGCGTTATATAATAATCGCgtaaaaaagtcgcgtatttgaaaaaatggttgctaatttgagttcgcgtaATATCGAATTCGGGTAACTAAAGTACCGcataaatggaggcttacctgtactTTGATTTTTGACTTTTCTGTTCAGCATTatgttaccccctgtctatacttgataaatttttatcatgataaacgtcaaaatggttgtcaatataaaaaaattatcaggtatagtccccatttattagtattattgcttcgttaccccctgtctatacttgacaaatattcatcataacaataaatgacatttgttgtcaagacaaaattgtctaagcaaaagcactaacaattttatcataacgaagcaataatactaataaatggatactatacctgataattctttatctagacaaccattttgaagtttatcataataaaaatttgtcaggTATAGAGGgggttatgacaaaattgttagtgcttttgctcagacaactttgtcttaacaacaaacgtcattaattgttataataaatatttgtcaagtatagacaagGGATTACCGGACGAGTAGAACATTTTTTGAAGTTCATAAGGAAAGTTGCATTTTACTTGTTCTTcaaatgaacaaaatttataatcttaggaatatctatatatataaaagagtaacgttactgactgactgaatgaatgactgattcatcatcgcactgcccaaacggctgaagctagaatcacgaaattttaactgtgggttcctccctccccaaaacgatccgataagatgggatttttggaaattcgaacgtttagggggtaaaaacgggtaaattcggtaaccccatatcttcaaaactaataaagatacaaaaaaacttaaaatagcatgttactccatttaaaaaataagctgacaggtgtttcgtactttttcgaaattcgaaacttttaggggagaaaacggataaaaactgtattttggtacttttttggcaccctatgtatcttttaaaccaataaacatagaatcaaattttaaatcgtattctttacttatcaaaaaataaaaaatataagtttggtactttttgtaaattcgaacccttaagggataaaaattgtgtttattttttgtactttttcataaaatatgtttttctataatttgacatagacatacgaatattttattaccccctgtctatacttgacaaatatttatcataacaataaatgacatttgttgtcaagacaaagttgtcttagcaaaagcactaacaattttgtcataacgaagcaattatactaataaatggagactatacctgataattttttatcttgacaacgattttgacgtttatcaagtatagacagggggttatgagctcccaccacgttacagaaatttatttgaataaaattttaccaatatACCAAgggtatattgggccaaatccgggtaaacagtttggtactttttttgaacatatttattcttgggcacattaacacagattttaatattttgagacatgcctatagcataaacaattttggcaaaatggaatatttttaaatttcaaactcgaggggtgttcaaggaagaaaagggaaattggtacttttctcctaatggtacttttttaacattttaaattatttcagttatcgacattaaagttagctgatatgtatctgagtgaagttagtgtta belongs to Calliphora vicina chromosome 4, idCalVici1.1, whole genome shotgun sequence and includes:
- the LOC135958921 gene encoding zinc finger protein 568-like; amino-acid sequence: MGASKKSDLQKCGELLIEIKKIKYKTKSYIFQCGFCSADCDQLKKFTKHLEDQHFHNFEVEIKVDPEIMEDERSNLSFDPEEIKVDQRMDVIERTDNDTTIANNSIGPDTHYDPLKTEKKTNDTLISNCLIVSNDPLTTKEADSKLNETHDLEANVNSTCEDDESDNDYVMSCDDSGNEIEHEYNTNCSDNTDEDEETPKKIKKKLNIVQKSYTSDVSTDDSRDSDFDIEKELNRYKKPKKPKKECKKDAKKQKELAEQNQNPSPKRIFKQILPNLIEQYKKHEILWKVENIGFGVKPMRLEILVKIAEEISLRLKKNITVEGIHNHLKYLNRLYSKDKKQELICKKENKEFIAESELYTEMSFLSESQGPYLCLICNEIIPRYDPYCQHMAQHNGTQPFKCTSCEMTFAKFDKYVIHKKRHLGVYNFYCNVCGKGYPFQAELDWHLSSHTGLKPYLCSICGERFRGRSTHADHMLRHQNRFRHECYICNKGFMHLHGLNSHIKCHLNIRDVRCKICDTGFTHSKYLKRHEKKYHPNISYNCDGCGEMFSLAVALCDHRKICHSLATNVTNET